GAAGGCGCCCATCAGCTGTGTGGCCGGCAGGTCTGCGGCGTTGATCAGCAGGCGCGGCGCCAGATCACCGAAGCTGCCGCCCCGGTCGGGTTCATAGGCGATCACGGCGCCGATATTCAGATCCAGATCGCCAAGCTTCAGCGATGCGCCCGCCGAGAGCCCCAGATCGGTCCACAGGCGCGCGTCGACCCAGGCTTCGCCCGGCGGGGGAATGCCGGCGGCGACGCGTTCGGTGCCGAACGGCTGATCGGTGATGCGCAGTTCGCCGCGCGGCGGATAGCCGGCCGAGACGGCCTTGACCGAGGCCAGGCGGCTGGTTTCGCCGTGGAACACCACGCTGGGCAGCGAGTACACGGATACGGCGTCGAGTCCGTCGGCACGCGCCTGTTCGAGCAGCGCATCCGGCAGTGCATCATGCGCGCTGACGATCAGGTCGGCGCCCATGGTTTCGCCGGACTGCGCGGCCAAGGCTGCGCGCACGCGATCCGTGAACAGACCGACCGCGCAGCTGGTGCCGACACCGACCGTCAGCGCGACCGACAGGATCAGAAGCTCACCGGAACGCCAACCGCGCGCGTAACGGCGCCAGGCATAGCGCCAGGCGCTCACATCAGCGACTCGACGATGCGCCCGGCCTCGATGCGGAGCGCACGCTTGCAGCGAGCCGCCAGGGTGTTGTCATGCGTGACCATCACCAGAGTGGTGCCGCGTTGCGCGTTGAGATCGAACAGCAGATCGATGATGCGCGCGCCGGTGGCGGTATCCAGATTGCCGGTGGGCTCATCGGCGAACAGCAGCTTCGGCTCGCCGGCAAAGGCACGGGCGATCGCCACGCGCTGCTGCTCGCCGCCCGAAAGCTGCGTCGGGTAATGATTCAGGCGATGCTCCAGACCGACCTGCTGCAGCGCTTCGCGTGCGCGCTTGGCCGGTCGGTCCAGGCCCGCCAGTTCGGCCGGCAGCATCACGTTCTCCAGGGCAGTGAAGCCGGCCAGCAACTGGAACGACTGGAATACGAAGCCGACGCCGCCGGCGCGGACCGCGGCGCGCGCGTCCTCGTCCATGGCGCCGATGTCGTGACCGG
The Banduia mediterranea genome window above contains:
- a CDS encoding ABC transporter ATP-binding protein; protein product: MRDEVTVEAETASGNVIVADGVGKSIDGAAGVLTILENVNLSIAEGETVAIIGRSGSGKTTLLSLLAGLDLPSTGRIELTGHDIGAMDEDARAAVRAGGVGFVFQSFQLLAGFTALENVMLPAELAGLDRPAKRAREALQQVGLEHRLNHYPTQLSGGEQQRVAIARAFAGEPKLLFADEPTGNLDTATGARIIDLLFDLNAQRGTTLVMVTHDNTLAARCKRALRIEAGRIVESLM